The Prochlorococcus sp. MIT 1300 genome has a window encoding:
- a CDS encoding DUF4090 family protein, protein MDLSGPDAIDKAIEAGLDLDGSPIPLEMLKLYREVMAKEGARKRSGVKKSMRNRIVRSGAKHFDREILNKRLIDAGWEGLNPREIEFFFG, encoded by the coding sequence ATGGATCTTTCTGGACCTGATGCAATTGATAAAGCTATTGAGGCAGGATTAGATCTTGACGGCAGCCCAATACCTTTAGAGATGCTCAAGCTTTATAGAGAAGTGATGGCTAAAGAAGGGGCAAGAAAAAGAAGTGGGGTCAAAAAATCCATGCGGAATCGAATTGTTCGTTCTGGAGCCAAGCATTTCGATCGAGAAATATTAAATAAGCGTCTTATAGATGCTGGTTGGGAAGGTTTAAATCCGCGTGAGATTGAATTCTTCTTTGGCTAA
- a CDS encoding HupE/UreJ family protein, giving the protein MPAFYQLLDEDRSMKFPFTMPRQFLGSLAPLFLLFSLFSNPVLAHHPFGMGESAELSTWQALLSGLGHPLLGPDHLLFMLGIALVGIKKTKKWVIPLLITGLAGSTFVQIQPLPELLAPWAEALVSLSLGIEGLIILNFLNPKWLLPLFAFHGYLLGNTIVGAEPSPLIGYFVGLLLAQGSLLLLVTTTSLSLIKRVNVNTRNIFAGIWIGIGLAFSWVALIP; this is encoded by the coding sequence ATGCCCGCCTTTTATCAATTACTCGACGAGGATCGATCTATGAAGTTTCCGTTCACCATGCCCAGGCAATTTCTTGGGAGTTTGGCACCATTGTTCCTCTTATTCTCTCTTTTTTCAAATCCAGTTTTAGCTCATCATCCTTTTGGTATGGGTGAGAGTGCTGAGCTCTCAACTTGGCAAGCTTTGCTTAGCGGTCTTGGGCATCCATTACTTGGGCCAGATCATCTACTTTTCATGCTAGGGATCGCTCTCGTAGGTATAAAAAAAACCAAGAAATGGGTTATCCCTCTTTTGATAACTGGTTTAGCAGGCAGTACATTCGTACAAATTCAACCCTTGCCGGAACTTTTAGCCCCTTGGGCAGAAGCACTTGTCTCTTTATCTTTAGGAATAGAAGGCTTAATTATTCTGAATTTCCTTAATCCAAAATGGCTCTTACCATTATTTGCTTTCCACGGCTACCTGCTAGGGAACACTATTGTTGGCGCTGAGCCTTCACCTCTAATAGGTTATTTTGTGGGTCTTCTTCTTGCACAAGGCTCACTACTGCTGCTAGTTACAACAACATCTCTAAGCCTAATCAAGAGGGTTAATGTAAACACAAGGAATATATTTGCTGGTATTTGGATAGGGATAGGTCTTGCATTCTCGTGGGTTGCTCTCATCCCATAA
- a CDS encoding metal ABC transporter permease, which translates to MALLVGMLCPATGAVLITHHRLLQANLISHAVVPGIVLALAIGVDPSLGGVLSGLVGALVAERLTSKSKGNNEGVINTVLAGTLGLGVLLIPLLEIRVDLESILFGDLLAVGTDDLIRTLVAAIALLLLLRTSYQKLVYLGLDAEGAAASGLNISTLRLALGLVTALVVVSSMAAVGVILVIGLLSAPAIFGLNHATSLHSAMVRSAQYGTLLTFIGFLLSIGFNLSPGPLIGVLCLLSLAFLREKSK; encoded by the coding sequence ATGGCACTTTTAGTCGGAATGCTTTGTCCTGCAACTGGTGCTGTCTTGATCACGCATCATCGTCTTCTCCAAGCAAATTTAATTTCGCATGCAGTAGTTCCAGGGATAGTCTTAGCTCTGGCTATAGGAGTTGATCCTTCATTAGGCGGGGTGCTTAGTGGATTAGTCGGGGCTCTTGTTGCAGAAAGACTTACCTCAAAAAGTAAAGGAAACAATGAAGGGGTCATTAATACTGTTCTCGCAGGCACACTTGGCTTAGGAGTTTTATTGATTCCTCTTTTAGAGATAAGAGTTGATCTGGAATCTATTTTATTTGGCGACCTCCTTGCAGTGGGCACAGATGATCTAATTAGAACCTTAGTCGCTGCAATTGCATTACTCCTACTATTAAGAACTTCATATCAGAAATTGGTATATCTTGGCCTAGACGCTGAAGGTGCCGCTGCTAGTGGGTTAAATATTTCTACATTGCGTTTAGCGCTTGGCCTTGTAACTGCTCTCGTTGTGGTGAGTTCTATGGCAGCTGTAGGTGTCATTTTGGTTATAGGTTTGCTCTCAGCACCAGCTATTTTTGGATTAAATCATGCCACTAGTTTGCATTCTGCAATGGTGCGTTCTGCTCAGTATGGAACTCTATTGACATTTATAGGCTTTTTGCTTTCGATTGGTTTCAACCTTTCACCTGGCCCTCTAATAGGAGTTCTTTGCTTACTTTCATTAGCTTTTTTAAGAGAAAAATCAAAGTAA
- the folE gene encoding GTP cyclohydrolase I, which produces MTSTNPTKSINEGGEDKISCKLVSEIIRSRIQAENARFHANDNISDFIFPGELETLEKEVATRVRDLLKTLLIDIDNDHNTQETAERVSRMYINEVFKGRYHKQPKVTSFPNDKNLDEIYTVGPITVRSACSHHLVPILGDCWIGIKPGDKVIGLSKFARVADWVFSRPHIQEEAVMILADEIESLCNPKGLGIIIKAQHYCMKWRGVKEPDTSMINSVVRGDFRHDPNLKQEFFELVRQQSTVGKNY; this is translated from the coding sequence ATGACTAGCACAAACCCAACTAAAAGTATTAACGAAGGCGGCGAAGATAAGATTTCATGCAAGTTAGTTTCTGAAATAATTCGCTCAAGAATTCAAGCCGAAAATGCAAGATTTCATGCTAATGACAATATTTCTGACTTCATCTTCCCAGGTGAATTAGAAACTCTTGAAAAGGAGGTTGCTACACGGGTTAGGGACTTGTTAAAAACGCTTTTAATTGATATTGACAATGATCATAATACCCAAGAAACGGCAGAAAGAGTTTCTAGGATGTATATCAATGAGGTCTTTAAGGGTAGATATCATAAACAGCCAAAAGTTACTAGTTTCCCAAATGATAAAAACCTAGACGAGATTTACACTGTTGGACCAATAACTGTTCGCTCTGCTTGCTCGCACCATTTAGTTCCCATCCTTGGTGATTGTTGGATAGGCATTAAGCCTGGAGACAAAGTAATAGGCTTGTCTAAGTTTGCAAGAGTGGCAGACTGGGTTTTCTCTAGGCCTCATATTCAGGAAGAAGCAGTAATGATACTTGCTGATGAGATTGAGAGTCTATGCAACCCTAAGGGCTTGGGGATAATCATCAAGGCACAACATTATTGTATGAAATGGCGTGGAGTTAAAGAGCCAGATACCAGCATGATTAATTCAGTGGTGAGAGGGGATTTCCGCCATGACCCCAATCTTAAACAGGAATTTTTTGAGTTAGTAAGACAACAATCTACTGTTGGAAAGAATTATTAA
- a CDS encoding phosphatase PAP2 family protein, whose amino-acid sequence MKRFWRDLICLMLGTAGILVIIDGILKPWFDRDRPDEKLLALGGPSFPSGHAAGSVVFYFMSCTLLAGHYPQLRRPLFMISSLWVALVWLSTIYVRAHWPSDILAGAVVGYLWLSFCLAGFYVWERYPPKK is encoded by the coding sequence TTGAAACGGTTCTGGCGAGATCTAATTTGCCTGATGTTGGGAACAGCTGGCATTTTGGTAATTATCGATGGAATTTTGAAGCCCTGGTTTGATCGCGATCGTCCTGACGAGAAACTTCTAGCCCTAGGTGGCCCCAGCTTCCCCAGTGGGCATGCAGCAGGCTCGGTAGTCTTTTATTTCATGAGTTGCACCCTTCTGGCCGGCCACTACCCGCAACTACGCCGACCGTTATTTATGATCTCGAGCCTCTGGGTTGCTTTAGTCTGGTTGAGCACAATCTATGTAAGAGCCCATTGGCCAAGCGACATTTTGGCGGGTGCGGTGGTCGGTTATTTATGGCTCAGTTTCTGCCTAGCAGGTTTCTACGTATGGGAACGTTATCCCCCCAAAAAATGA
- a CDS encoding DMT family transporter has product MLVVFAGIGAAFAWTFACFLWREQSKTIPAIQLNLIKNLIALLIFSPIVFTFHWPSYPREIIILFASGLLGIAIGDSLYINALKRLGTRRTLSIEALSPILATILGTFLINETLPTKAWVGSTIVTVSLVGIIRQKTNTIKTEPHSFNATSIGLIFGLLSVLFAVMAGILSRVVLTTSDLSPLQTTEIRLLGAIVFLLPIARHNLKRIFFKISTENKLKLVFATLLGTNLGILLQQIVFQALPIGLGWTILSISPIVSLIFSKAEEDNINFTSIILAITTFSGVAIALF; this is encoded by the coding sequence ATGCTTGTAGTATTTGCCGGTATAGGTGCAGCTTTTGCATGGACATTTGCCTGTTTCCTATGGCGGGAGCAGAGCAAGACCATTCCAGCGATACAACTTAATTTAATAAAAAATCTTATCGCCCTATTAATCTTCTCTCCTATCGTTTTTACATTTCACTGGCCCTCATATCCAAGAGAAATCATAATCCTTTTTGCGAGTGGCCTACTTGGCATTGCGATAGGTGATAGCCTTTATATCAACGCTCTTAAAAGATTAGGGACTAGAAGAACTTTATCGATTGAAGCATTGTCTCCAATCTTAGCTACTATTTTAGGAACTTTTCTAATCAATGAAACCCTTCCAACAAAAGCCTGGGTGGGTAGCACCATAGTAACAGTATCTTTAGTTGGAATTATAAGGCAAAAAACAAATACAATAAAAACAGAACCACATTCCTTTAATGCCACAAGTATTGGATTGATATTTGGCTTGTTGTCAGTCTTATTTGCTGTCATGGCTGGAATATTGTCAAGGGTAGTATTAACTACCTCTGATTTATCGCCGTTACAAACAACAGAAATAAGACTCTTAGGAGCAATAGTATTTTTACTGCCAATTGCAAGACATAACTTAAAGCGTATCTTCTTTAAAATCTCTACAGAAAATAAATTGAAGTTGGTATTTGCAACATTACTAGGAACCAATTTAGGTATTCTCTTGCAGCAAATAGTTTTTCAGGCACTCCCTATAGGGCTAGGCTGGACCATATTAAGTATTTCACCAATAGTCTCACTAATTTTCTCCAAAGCAGAAGAGGATAATATAAATTTTACTAGCATAATTCTTGCAATTACAACATTTTCAGGTGTGGCAATTGCACTATTTTAG
- a CDS encoding transcriptional repressor, with amino-acid sequence MRVTPQRMVEQSTGLTSRQQNILEQLNNCSDEISGQQIHRKLIDASYNIGLTTVYRHLRVLQQKGLVRCRNLPTGEALYSPVNRDHHHLTCVDCGQTLVLKSCPIKNIELPKAQTKDFELLFHTLEFFGLCKSCHQRQKVAKT; translated from the coding sequence ATGAGAGTCACACCTCAGAGAATGGTCGAACAAAGCACTGGTTTGACGTCCCGTCAACAAAATATATTGGAGCAGTTGAATAATTGTTCCGATGAGATCAGCGGCCAACAAATTCATCGCAAATTGATCGATGCTTCTTACAATATTGGTTTGACTACTGTTTATCGACATCTTCGAGTTCTTCAGCAAAAAGGATTGGTGCGATGTCGAAACCTTCCAACAGGTGAAGCACTTTATAGCCCTGTGAATAGGGATCATCATCATTTGACTTGTGTTGACTGTGGTCAAACTCTTGTTTTGAAGTCCTGCCCAATTAAAAATATTGAATTGCCTAAGGCACAAACAAAAGACTTTGAGTTGTTGTTTCACACCCTTGAATTCTTTGGCCTTTGTAAGAGTTGTCACCAGCGTCAGAAAGTAGCTAAAACCTGA
- a CDS encoding AEC family transporter: protein MLILQLFSQLLPLLAAGYLTARFKPGLSSHIAPLLINFGIPISLMGLLLKSGFDWMLFQALAMACLAIGSLIAVIRISPNLRSHIGTRSLLLGSAFGNTGYFGIPVSVALLPSEALNFSIGYDLGATLIVWSLGPILFTKSSSELKGISAWKYLLALLTSSPASKGLIGAVLIQLTPWSHQITAALSFPSQVVITLALMIVGMRLGQLDFIGNLSCINFRTLVKPSLLLKLVIFPALMLALSMVFSLPTLMCKALVLQAATPTAISVFLLAEASGQEQEIAASLVAFSTLIALFTVPIWFFIL from the coding sequence ATGCTGATACTTCAACTATTTAGTCAATTGTTGCCATTACTTGCAGCTGGCTATTTGACCGCGCGCTTTAAGCCAGGCCTTTCATCTCACATAGCACCATTACTTATTAATTTTGGAATACCTATTAGCTTGATGGGGCTTCTCCTGAAGAGTGGATTTGATTGGATGCTTTTTCAGGCTTTGGCGATGGCTTGTCTTGCGATTGGATCGCTTATAGCAGTAATTAGAATTTCCCCCAATCTTAGAAGCCATATTGGTACTAGAAGCTTATTGTTAGGAAGTGCTTTTGGAAATACGGGTTATTTCGGCATACCTGTTTCAGTGGCTCTTTTGCCAAGTGAAGCATTAAATTTCAGTATTGGTTATGACCTTGGCGCAACGTTAATTGTATGGAGCTTAGGCCCAATACTCTTCACAAAATCCTCATCCGAATTGAAAGGAATTTCTGCTTGGAAATATCTTTTAGCTCTTTTGACTAGTAGCCCCGCTAGTAAGGGATTAATTGGTGCAGTGTTGATTCAGTTAACTCCTTGGAGCCATCAGATTACTGCAGCCCTTAGTTTTCCATCGCAAGTTGTGATTACTTTAGCTTTGATGATTGTTGGTATGCGTTTGGGCCAACTGGACTTTATAGGGAATCTATCTTGTATAAATTTTCGTACATTAGTTAAACCTAGTTTACTGCTAAAGCTAGTAATTTTTCCTGCCTTAATGTTAGCTCTTTCCATGGTCTTTAGCTTGCCTACGTTGATGTGTAAGGCACTTGTATTGCAGGCTGCTACACCTACTGCTATTTCAGTTTTTTTATTGGCTGAAGCAAGTGGACAAGAACAAGAAATTGCGGCTTCTTTAGTGGCTTTTAGTACTTTGATTGCTTTATTTACAGTTCCAATTTGGTTTTTTATCCTTTAG
- a CDS encoding OsmC family protein, with the protein MRTDAPVDHAGKGEDFAPTDLLAAAVGTCSLTMMGITVKEKGWRLEEITVAIDKKITLKGPRKIEFLSLQIQMPFNLKAYQLKVLKKATNDCPVLRNLNDSIKIKVKWN; encoded by the coding sequence ATTAGAACCGATGCACCTGTTGATCATGCAGGTAAAGGAGAGGATTTTGCTCCTACTGATTTATTGGCTGCCGCTGTAGGGACTTGTTCCCTGACAATGATGGGAATTACTGTTAAAGAAAAAGGGTGGAGATTAGAGGAGATAACAGTTGCAATTGATAAGAAGATAACACTTAAGGGCCCTCGAAAAATTGAATTTTTGTCTCTTCAAATTCAAATGCCTTTTAATTTGAAGGCTTATCAATTAAAGGTACTTAAAAAGGCCACCAATGATTGCCCTGTTTTGAGGAATTTAAATGACTCAATAAAAATCAAAGTTAAGTGGAATTGA
- a CDS encoding cupin domain-containing protein: MTISITSPCPASTINELGIKHWPTWTCEPSKFLWTYSEKETCLILEGNVTVTPHGGKPVNFGAGDLVVFPQGMSCSWEVHEAVRKHYQFGN, translated from the coding sequence TTGACAATCTCAATCACCTCCCCATGTCCTGCAAGCACAATCAATGAGCTAGGGATAAAGCATTGGCCAACCTGGACATGTGAACCAAGTAAATTTCTCTGGACTTATAGCGAAAAAGAAACATGTTTAATTTTGGAAGGGAATGTCACCGTTACTCCCCATGGGGGAAAGCCTGTAAATTTTGGTGCCGGAGATCTAGTTGTTTTTCCGCAAGGCATGTCTTGCAGCTGGGAGGTACATGAAGCAGTTCGCAAGCACTATCAATTTGGCAACTAG
- a CDS encoding 2OG-Fe(II) oxygenase, with amino-acid sequence MNLIACYRNPGLDSVADGVISFFDRRPDLHRSGVVFGNDSSLVEAKPAKVSTDISLVAIDRSDPEAFALADVIVRGVTSALNKYLKDRPLFRECSPEQSMFVMPIFNIQHYGHGEGFKRWHCDWTISDEATEPVNRVLAWILYCNDIDSAGTEFYWQEHHESAERGKLVIFPAGPSHIHRGRVNDQGTKTIATGWINAGSRDAYLSRLAAS; translated from the coding sequence TTGAACTTGATTGCTTGTTATCGCAACCCTGGACTTGATTCTGTTGCGGATGGGGTTATTTCATTTTTCGATAGGCGTCCTGATCTTCATCGTAGTGGAGTCGTATTCGGTAATGATTCATCTTTGGTAGAGGCGAAACCGGCGAAGGTTTCTACTGACATCAGTTTGGTTGCTATTGATCGCTCAGACCCTGAGGCATTTGCTCTTGCAGATGTAATTGTTCGAGGTGTTACCAGTGCACTCAACAAATATCTCAAAGACCGTCCTTTATTTAGAGAGTGTTCTCCAGAGCAGTCTATGTTTGTAATGCCGATTTTTAATATTCAGCATTATGGACATGGAGAAGGTTTCAAACGGTGGCATTGTGATTGGACTATAAGTGATGAGGCAACAGAACCTGTAAATAGAGTGCTTGCCTGGATTCTTTATTGCAATGATATTGATTCAGCTGGGACAGAGTTTTATTGGCAGGAACATCATGAATCTGCAGAAAGAGGTAAATTAGTTATTTTTCCTGCTGGTCCATCTCATATTCATCGTGGGCGAGTAAATGATCAAGGGACTAAAACGATAGCCACAGGTTGGATTAATGCAGGTAGTAGAGATGCTTATCTTTCTCGTTTAGCAGCCTCTTGA
- a CDS encoding DUF393 domain-containing protein, producing the protein MTQAIKLTLLFDGGCPLCQREVSFLRARDSLKCISFVDIDSPDYNPKLFKGISYREAMGRIHAISSSGEVLKDVRVFREAYRLVGLGWVYEPTTWPLIGTFVDAAYRFWSRRRLSFTRRPSIDQLCKLHEQIDH; encoded by the coding sequence TTGACTCAAGCAATAAAGCTAACTTTGCTTTTTGATGGAGGTTGTCCTCTTTGCCAACGAGAGGTTTCTTTCCTTCGCGCGAGAGATAGTTTGAAATGCATTTCATTTGTAGATATTGATTCCCCTGATTACAACCCGAAACTATTTAAGGGAATTAGTTATCGAGAAGCAATGGGTAGAATTCATGCAATAAGCTCTTCTGGCGAGGTCTTAAAGGATGTTCGAGTGTTTCGAGAGGCATATAGATTGGTTGGCCTAGGTTGGGTCTATGAGCCAACTACTTGGCCATTAATAGGAACTTTTGTGGATGCGGCCTATCGATTCTGGTCTCGACGACGTCTTTCTTTTACCCGCAGACCATCAATAGACCAACTTTGCAAGTTACATGAGCAGATTGACCATTAA
- a CDS encoding ABC transporter ATP-binding protein: MTNLFAKGLSFSYGKESVLKDISLELKTGTLTALVGPNGAGKSTLLRLLQGQVMPHEGKIFLDEHPLGANRNQVALMPQRSSINWNFPITTEGLVALGQVNTDNQSCCKTEASLQRVGLAALAKKRLDSLSGGQQQRALLAKTLAQNASVFLLDEPCAALDPPSREQFLSIIRQLAEAGLTIFVSSHDWGQALNAYDKVITLDRTVLAFGTPEEVRSKLQSISSMGNHCYG, encoded by the coding sequence TTGACTAATCTCTTTGCAAAAGGCCTGTCATTTTCCTATGGCAAAGAATCTGTTCTAAAGGACATTTCTCTAGAGCTAAAAACAGGAACTCTTACAGCTCTTGTTGGTCCAAATGGAGCAGGAAAATCAACCTTGCTGCGCCTATTGCAAGGTCAAGTCATGCCGCATGAAGGGAAAATCTTTTTAGATGAGCATCCTTTAGGAGCAAACCGAAATCAAGTTGCATTAATGCCTCAAAGGAGCTCTATCAATTGGAATTTCCCTATCACTACTGAAGGATTGGTAGCACTGGGTCAAGTGAATACTGACAATCAATCATGTTGCAAGACAGAAGCATCACTTCAACGGGTTGGTCTTGCTGCTTTAGCCAAGAAACGACTTGATTCACTTTCTGGAGGGCAGCAACAAAGAGCCTTACTTGCAAAAACGCTGGCACAAAATGCATCTGTTTTTCTTTTGGATGAACCCTGTGCGGCACTTGACCCTCCATCCAGGGAGCAGTTTCTAAGCATTATTCGTCAGCTTGCCGAAGCGGGGTTAACGATATTTGTCAGTAGCCATGACTGGGGTCAAGCTTTAAATGCATACGACAAAGTAATCACACTTGATCGAACTGTTTTGGCCTTTGGAACTCCAGAAGAAGTGAGAAGCAAGCTTCAGTCAATTAGCAGTATGGGTAACCACTGTTATGGCTAA
- a CDS encoding SDR family oxidoreductase, with translation MATVLVTGSNRGIGLEYCKQLKQRGDDVIATCRTSSSELDALGVKVETNVDVSSGESVLNLKQKLEGTNIDVLIQNAGIAEYNSLLGLDPESVIRQFQVNALSPLCFTQAFLGQMRKGSKIALMTSRMGSIDDNTSGGSYGYRMSKVALCMAGKSLSIDLKTNEISVAILHPGLVATRMTGFTSSGISPEESVKGLIARIDSLNLTNSGTFWHANGNILPW, from the coding sequence ATGGCTACTGTTTTGGTCACAGGGTCCAACCGTGGAATCGGACTTGAGTATTGTAAACAATTGAAGCAAAGAGGCGATGATGTTATCGCTACATGTCGTACATCCTCTTCTGAGCTAGACGCTCTTGGGGTAAAGGTTGAGACCAACGTTGATGTCAGTTCAGGAGAATCGGTGCTAAACCTCAAGCAGAAGTTAGAGGGAACCAATATAGACGTGCTGATACAAAATGCTGGAATAGCAGAATACAATTCTCTATTAGGGCTTGATCCAGAAAGTGTTATTAGACAATTTCAGGTTAATGCATTAAGTCCTTTATGCTTTACGCAAGCGTTTCTTGGCCAAATGCGAAAAGGTTCGAAAATAGCTCTTATGACAAGCCGTATGGGCTCTATAGATGACAACACATCAGGGGGTTCCTATGGATATAGAATGTCTAAGGTGGCTCTATGTATGGCTGGAAAGTCTTTGTCAATTGACTTAAAAACTAATGAAATCTCTGTGGCTATTTTGCACCCTGGATTGGTGGCTACGCGGATGACTGGATTTACTTCGAGCGGGATTAGCCCTGAGGAATCTGTTAAAGGCTTGATTGCTCGAATTGACTCTTTGAACCTTACTAATTCAGGTACATTTTGGCATGCTAATGGAAATATTCTTCCTTGGTAA
- a CDS encoding metal ABC transporter substrate-binding protein, with the protein MRVRSVLAGCSVVCSLFFGSSLAKASEVKPGVVAFDGVLCDVVRTIAAKSADVYCVIPPTGDPHFYRLKPKDLQAIAKADIVFHNGFYLTPSALKLSTKASVIAVAEKAMPRYKGKDPHVWHDPNNISAMSTIIEQSLKKLLPQSEVSALKSRTKSAKAVLKDLSNWTSAQVGSIPTKNRILVTQHRAFSHLTKRFKLRELPVIDSFATGGSLRPSSLGKIVSEVQKSGSRVLFTESLPVNKTLRRISRAAGIPVMNTPLYPDGLAPGGLSTIETATSNICVITKGQGSTCDQKTADQIAQKWADIR; encoded by the coding sequence GTGAGAGTTAGATCCGTTCTCGCTGGTTGTTCGGTCGTTTGTAGTCTTTTCTTTGGCTCAAGTCTTGCAAAAGCTTCTGAGGTTAAACCCGGTGTAGTTGCTTTTGATGGTGTCCTTTGTGATGTTGTGCGGACTATTGCTGCCAAATCTGCTGATGTTTACTGTGTGATTCCACCAACTGGAGATCCACACTTTTATCGTCTGAAGCCCAAAGACTTACAAGCTATAGCAAAGGCAGATATTGTTTTTCACAATGGTTTTTATTTAACCCCTTCTGCCCTAAAACTATCTACAAAAGCTTCTGTAATAGCAGTCGCAGAGAAAGCGATGCCTAGATATAAGGGCAAAGATCCACATGTTTGGCATGATCCAAACAATATCTCTGCAATGTCGACGATTATTGAACAAAGCCTCAAAAAGTTGTTGCCTCAATCTGAGGTTTCGGCACTAAAATCACGTACTAAAAGCGCCAAGGCTGTTTTAAAGGACTTAAGTAACTGGACTTCCGCTCAAGTTGGATCGATACCTACTAAAAATCGAATACTCGTGACTCAACATCGTGCTTTTAGTCATTTGACTAAAAGATTCAAACTACGTGAACTTCCTGTTATTGACTCCTTCGCTACGGGTGGAAGCCTCCGTCCTTCCAGCCTTGGAAAGATTGTGTCTGAGGTGCAAAAGTCTGGTAGCCGGGTGTTGTTCACCGAATCTCTTCCAGTAAACAAGACACTTAGGCGCATAAGTCGTGCTGCCGGTATTCCGGTAATGAATACTCCTCTATATCCTGATGGACTTGCACCTGGTGGCCTTTCAACAATTGAGACTGCAACCTCGAATATTTGTGTAATTACAAAAGGTCAGGGAAGCACTTGTGATCAAAAAACAGCAGATCAGATTGCTCAAAAATGGGCGGACATTCGTTAA